In Streptomyces chartreusis NRRL 3882, the following are encoded in one genomic region:
- a CDS encoding Fur family transcriptional regulator — protein sequence MTASRNPTAAEELRGAGLRVTAARVALLQAVRDGDHLGAEAIASEVRGRVGHISVQAVYEGLHALTAAGLIRRLEPPGSPALYEGRVGDNHHHLVCRSCGAVADVDCAVGHAPCLTASDDRGFAVDEAEVIYWGLCPACSTARST from the coding sequence ATGACCGCATCCCGGAACCCGACCGCCGCCGAAGAGCTGCGCGGTGCCGGCCTGAGGGTGACGGCCGCCCGCGTCGCACTGCTCCAGGCCGTGCGGGACGGCGACCACCTCGGCGCCGAGGCGATCGCCTCCGAGGTACGCGGCCGCGTCGGCCACATCTCCGTCCAAGCCGTGTACGAGGGGCTCCACGCACTCACCGCGGCGGGACTCATACGCCGCCTCGAGCCACCCGGCAGCCCCGCCCTGTACGAGGGACGGGTCGGCGACAACCACCACCACCTCGTGTGCCGGTCCTGCGGGGCCGTCGCCGACGTCGACTGCGCGGTCGGCCACGCCCCCTGCCTGACCGCGTCCGACGACCGGGGCTTCGCCGTCGACGAGGCCGAGGTCATCTACTGGGGCCTGTGCCCCGCCTGCTCCACCGCCCGCAGTACCTGA
- the katG gene encoding catalase/peroxidase HPI, translating to MTENHDAIVTDAKQEETSGGCPVAHGRALHPTQGGGNRQWWPERLNLKILAKNPEVANPLGEEFDYAEAFQALDLAAVKQDIAEVLTTSQDWWPADFGNYGPLMVRMAWHSAGTYRISDGRGGAGAGQQRFAPLNSWPDNGNLDKARRLLWPVKKKYGQSISWADLMILTGNVALEQMGFETFGFAGGREDVWEPEEDVYWGPETTWLDDKRYTGDRELENPLGAVQMGLIYVNPEGPNGNPDPLAAARDIRETFRRMAMNDEETVALIAGGHTFGKTHGAGPADHVGADPEAASMEEQGLGWRSTYGTGKGGDAITSGLEVTWTSTPTQWSNGFFKNLFEFEYELEQSPAGAHQWVAKDAPEIVPDAHDPSKKHRPKMLTTDLALRFDPIYEPISRRFYENPEEFADAFARAWFKLTHRDMGPKSLYLGPEVPEETLLWQDPLPEPEGEVIDAGDIATLKTKLLESGLSVSQLVTTAWASASTFRGSDKRGGANGARIRLEPQRGWEVNEPDELAQVLRVLENIQQEFNAGAGARKVSLADLIVLGGTAAVEKAAKEAGFQVEVPFTPGRVDATEEHTDAESFEALEPTADGFRNYHGKGNRLPAEYLLLDRANLLTLSAPEMTVLVGGLRVLGANYQQSQLGAFTTTPGSLTNDFFVNLLDLGTTWKATSEDQTTFEGRDAATGEVKWAGSRADLVFGSNSELRALAEVYASDDAKEKFVNDFVAAWVKVMNLDRFDLV from the coding sequence ATGACTGAGAACCACGACGCGATCGTCACCGACGCGAAGCAGGAGGAGACGAGCGGCGGCTGCCCCGTGGCCCACGGGCGCGCCCTGCACCCCACCCAGGGTGGCGGCAACCGTCAGTGGTGGCCGGAGCGCCTCAACCTGAAGATCCTTGCCAAGAACCCCGAGGTGGCCAACCCGCTCGGTGAGGAGTTCGACTACGCCGAGGCGTTCCAGGCCCTCGACCTCGCGGCCGTGAAACAGGACATCGCCGAGGTGCTGACCACCTCGCAGGACTGGTGGCCGGCCGACTTCGGCAACTACGGCCCCCTGATGGTCCGTATGGCCTGGCACAGCGCGGGCACCTACCGCATCAGCGACGGCCGCGGCGGCGCCGGCGCCGGCCAGCAGCGCTTCGCCCCGCTCAACAGCTGGCCGGACAACGGCAACCTCGACAAGGCCCGCCGTCTGCTGTGGCCGGTCAAGAAGAAGTACGGCCAGTCCATCTCCTGGGCCGACCTCATGATCCTCACCGGCAACGTCGCCCTGGAGCAGATGGGCTTCGAGACCTTCGGCTTCGCCGGCGGCCGCGAGGACGTCTGGGAGCCCGAGGAGGACGTGTACTGGGGCCCCGAGACCACCTGGCTCGACGACAAGCGCTACACGGGCGACCGCGAGCTGGAGAACCCGCTCGGCGCGGTGCAGATGGGCCTCATCTACGTCAACCCGGAGGGCCCGAACGGCAACCCGGACCCGCTCGCCGCGGCCCGCGACATCCGTGAGACGTTCCGCCGCATGGCGATGAACGACGAGGAGACCGTCGCCCTGATCGCCGGTGGCCACACCTTCGGCAAGACCCACGGTGCGGGCCCGGCCGACCACGTCGGCGCCGACCCCGAGGCCGCCTCCATGGAGGAGCAGGGCCTGGGCTGGCGCAGCACCTACGGCACGGGCAAGGGCGGGGACGCCATCACCTCCGGCCTGGAGGTCACCTGGACCTCGACGCCGACCCAGTGGAGCAACGGGTTCTTCAAGAACCTCTTCGAGTTCGAGTACGAGCTCGAGCAGAGCCCGGCCGGCGCCCACCAGTGGGTGGCGAAGGACGCCCCGGAGATCGTCCCGGACGCGCACGACCCGTCGAAGAAGCACCGCCCGAAGATGCTCACCACCGACCTGGCGCTGCGCTTCGACCCGATCTACGAGCCGATCTCCCGCCGGTTCTACGAGAACCCCGAGGAGTTCGCGGACGCCTTCGCCCGCGCCTGGTTCAAGCTGACCCACCGTGACATGGGCCCGAAGTCGCTGTACCTGGGCCCGGAGGTCCCGGAGGAGACCCTGCTGTGGCAGGACCCGCTGCCCGAGCCCGAGGGTGAGGTCATCGACGCCGGGGACATCGCGACCCTCAAGACCAAGCTCCTCGAGTCGGGTCTGTCCGTCTCGCAGCTGGTGACCACCGCCTGGGCCTCGGCTTCCACCTTCCGCGGCAGCGACAAGCGCGGCGGTGCCAACGGCGCCCGCATCCGCCTGGAGCCGCAGCGCGGCTGGGAGGTCAACGAGCCCGACGAGCTGGCCCAGGTGCTGCGTGTCCTGGAGAACATCCAGCAGGAGTTCAACGCCGGCGCCGGCGCCAGGAAGGTCTCCCTGGCCGACCTGATCGTCCTCGGCGGCACCGCCGCCGTCGAGAAGGCCGCCAAGGAAGCCGGCTTCCAGGTGGAGGTCCCCTTCACCCCGGGCCGTGTGGACGCGACGGAGGAGCACACCGACGCCGAGTCCTTCGAGGCGCTCGAGCCGACCGCCGACGGGTTCCGCAACTACCACGGCAAGGGCAACCGCCTCCCGGCCGAGTACCTGCTGCTCGACAGGGCGAACCTGCTGACTCTGAGCGCCCCCGAGATGACCGTCCTGGTCGGCGGCCTGCGGGTGCTGGGCGCCAACTACCAGCAGTCCCAGCTCGGCGCCTTCACGACGACGCCCGGCTCGCTGACCAACGACTTCTTCGTCAACCTGCTCGACCTGGGCACGACGTGGAAGGCGACCTCCGAGGACCAGACCACGTTCGAGGGCCGCGACGCCGCCACCGGCGAGGTCAAGTGGGCCGGCAGCCGCGCCGACCTGGTCTTCGGCTCGAACTCCGAGCTGCGGGCGCTCGCCGAGGTCTACGCGAGCGACGACGCGAAGGAGAAGTTCGTCAACGATTTCGTCGCCGCGTGGGTCAAGGTCATGAACCTGGACCGGTTCGACCTGGTCTGA
- a CDS encoding CaiB/BaiF CoA transferase family protein, with protein sequence MPNATGQGQLCGLKVVEFAHVVAGPLAGSMLADQGADVVHVEPPGAGDAARAMGPRRDGVPLWFKVAARNKRSVTLDLHHEAGRAVAHRLVAWADVVIVTLRAGRLRRWGLDWESVHRINPKAVLLQISGFGATSSQADAPGFGKMGEARSGVVHLTGSPDGPPVHTGFSHGDAVTGLMGAYAVLAALHRRDHDPGFDGEWIDLALFEPLFRLVEWQVIVHDQLGTVPQRSGNQLAVAPAAVINTYRSRDEQWITVTSATLRSVRNVARLLGLPEEEFATSEQQHARSGELDDGLRAWVAGRTAAECLEAFARAEVVASRVFDAADIAADPVYAERGDIVTVADPDLGDVRMQAVIPHFRQRPGRVWRTGPALGQDNDLVYRDWLGLSDQELAELEKNDVV encoded by the coding sequence ATGCCGAACGCCACCGGACAGGGGCAGTTGTGCGGACTGAAAGTGGTCGAGTTCGCTCATGTGGTGGCCGGGCCGCTCGCGGGTTCGATGCTCGCCGACCAGGGTGCGGACGTGGTCCACGTCGAACCCCCGGGTGCCGGTGACGCCGCTCGCGCCATGGGGCCCCGGCGCGACGGCGTTCCCCTGTGGTTCAAGGTCGCCGCCCGCAACAAGCGCTCCGTCACGCTCGACCTGCACCACGAGGCGGGCCGCGCGGTCGCCCACCGCCTCGTCGCCTGGGCGGACGTCGTCATCGTCACCCTGCGCGCCGGGCGCCTGCGCCGCTGGGGCCTCGACTGGGAGTCCGTGCACCGGATCAACCCGAAGGCCGTCCTGCTCCAGATATCCGGCTTCGGCGCCACGTCCAGCCAGGCCGACGCCCCCGGCTTCGGCAAGATGGGTGAGGCCCGCAGCGGCGTCGTCCACCTGACCGGTTCCCCCGACGGGCCGCCCGTCCACACCGGCTTCTCGCACGGCGACGCCGTGACCGGTCTGATGGGCGCCTACGCCGTCCTCGCCGCCCTCCACCGGCGCGACCACGATCCCGGTTTCGACGGCGAGTGGATCGATCTCGCCCTGTTCGAGCCCCTGTTCCGGCTCGTCGAGTGGCAGGTCATCGTCCACGACCAGCTGGGAACCGTGCCGCAGCGCTCCGGCAACCAGCTCGCGGTCGCACCCGCCGCCGTGATCAACACCTACCGCTCCCGCGACGAGCAGTGGATCACCGTGACCTCCGCGACCCTGCGCTCGGTGCGCAACGTGGCCCGGCTGCTGGGCCTGCCCGAGGAGGAGTTCGCCACGTCGGAACAACAGCACGCGCGAAGCGGGGAGTTGGACGACGGACTGCGGGCGTGGGTGGCCGGCCGCACCGCCGCCGAGTGCCTGGAGGCCTTCGCCCGCGCCGAGGTGGTGGCCTCCCGGGTGTTCGACGCGGCCGACATCGCGGCCGACCCGGTCTACGCCGAACGCGGCGACATCGTCACCGTGGCCGACCCCGACCTGGGCGACGTCCGGATGCAGGCGGTCATCCCGCACTTCCGGCAACGCCCCGGCCGCGTCTGGCGCACCGGACCAGCACTCGGCCAGGACAACGACCTCGTGTACCGCGACTGGCTCGGACTGAGCGACCAGGAACTGGCCGAACTGGAGAAGAACGATGTCGTCTGA
- a CDS encoding VanW family protein, translating to MRPRITSVPRIISLPPLALAGGALAVGVGGLYLAGLMLTGGEIDSGTTVRGVEIGGLSRAEAVRKLERHLDAAGARELPVRVGDRTATVDPRRAGLSFDVEETVDRAARTGAGPVSVFGGFFRSGGDIEPVVRLDEDKARAALGQVAKGLDQKVRDGAVAFDDGRVEQVAPRTGYTLDVAGAVGPLRSSFLRGDTRSVTSLPARETRPKVTADEVRRAVRTFAEPAMSAPVTLTAGGRRFTVGPAVLGEHLAMRPDGSGRLRPELDAEGLRADPAVAGPLRDVTTTAENAKLRPAGDKAVVTEDARMGRKVTDKALGKAVLPLLTKSGADRSGEVAVDRTQPEITRENAAELGLTEKMSSFTVHFEPAEYRTRNIGRAVELINGSLVRPDETWSFNRTVGERTEANGFVEGIIILDDKFTKASGGGVSAVATTVYNALFFAGVKPVEHGAHSFYIERYPEGREATVAWGSLDLRFTNDSGKAIYIQAESTDTSVTVSFLGTRKYDEIKSVKGPRTEVKQPEKKVSDDKECVPQTPLEGFDVTVERVFYDDGREVRREPFRTHYTPRDEIVCE from the coding sequence ATGCGCCCCCGCATAACCTCCGTCCCGCGCATCATCTCCCTTCCGCCCCTGGCCCTGGCCGGCGGCGCGCTGGCCGTGGGTGTCGGCGGGCTGTACCTCGCCGGGCTGATGCTGACCGGTGGGGAGATCGACTCCGGTACGACGGTGCGCGGGGTGGAGATCGGGGGCCTGAGCCGTGCGGAGGCGGTGCGGAAGCTGGAGCGGCACCTGGACGCGGCCGGGGCGCGGGAGCTGCCCGTCAGGGTCGGTGACCGCACGGCCACGGTCGATCCGCGGCGCGCCGGGCTCTCCTTCGACGTCGAGGAGACCGTCGACCGGGCGGCACGCACCGGCGCCGGTCCGGTCAGCGTGTTCGGCGGGTTCTTCCGCTCGGGCGGTGACATCGAGCCGGTCGTACGCCTCGACGAGGACAAGGCGCGGGCCGCCCTCGGTCAGGTGGCGAAGGGGCTCGACCAGAAGGTCCGGGACGGTGCCGTCGCCTTCGACGACGGGCGGGTCGAGCAGGTCGCCCCGCGCACGGGGTACACGCTGGACGTGGCCGGCGCGGTCGGCCCGCTGCGCTCCTCCTTCCTGCGCGGCGACACCCGCTCGGTGACGTCGCTGCCCGCCCGCGAGACCAGGCCGAAGGTCACGGCCGACGAGGTACGGCGGGCGGTACGCACGTTCGCCGAGCCGGCCATGTCGGCGCCCGTCACGCTCACCGCGGGCGGCAGGCGGTTCACCGTCGGGCCGGCCGTCCTGGGCGAGCACCTGGCGATGCGGCCGGACGGCAGCGGAAGGCTGAGACCGGAGCTGGACGCCGAGGGGCTGCGTGCTGATCCCGCCGTGGCGGGCCCGCTGAGGGACGTCACCACGACCGCCGAGAACGCGAAACTCCGGCCGGCCGGCGACAAGGCCGTGGTGACCGAGGACGCCAGGATGGGCCGGAAGGTCACCGACAAGGCACTGGGCAAGGCGGTGCTGCCGCTGCTCACCAAGTCGGGCGCGGACCGCAGCGGCGAGGTCGCCGTGGACCGGACCCAGCCCGAGATCACCCGCGAGAACGCCGCGGAGCTGGGGCTGACGGAGAAGATGTCCTCCTTCACCGTCCACTTCGAACCGGCGGAGTACCGTACGAGGAACATCGGCCGGGCGGTGGAACTCATCAACGGCTCCCTGGTCCGGCCCGACGAGACCTGGAGCTTCAACCGGACCGTCGGCGAGCGCACCGAGGCCAACGGCTTCGTCGAGGGCATCATCATCCTCGACGACAAGTTCACGAAGGCGTCCGGCGGCGGGGTCTCCGCCGTGGCGACGACCGTGTACAACGCGCTGTTCTTCGCCGGGGTCAAGCCCGTGGAGCACGGCGCGCACTCCTTCTACATCGAGCGCTACCCGGAGGGCCGCGAGGCGACGGTGGCCTGGGGCAGCCTGGACCTGCGGTTCACCAACGACTCCGGCAAGGCGATCTACATCCAGGCCGAGTCCACGGACACGTCCGTGACCGTCTCCTTCCTCGGCACCCGGAAGTACGACGAGATCAAGTCGGTCAAGGGCCCGCGCACCGAGGTGAAGCAGCCCGAGAAGAAGGTGAGCGACGACAAGGAGTGCGTGCCGCAGACGCCGCTCGAGGGGTTCGACGTCACCGTGGAACGGGTCTTCTACGACGACGGCAGGGAGGTGCGGCGGGAGCCGTTCCGCACGCACTACACGCCGCGTGACGAGATCGTGTGCGAGTGA
- a CDS encoding LysR family transcriptional regulator, with product MDATLRQLTAYAAVARATSFTAAAAQLGVSQSSLSRAVADLERQVGAQLLERDTRNVQLTAAGAEALRIAEQILSAHRAGMKELDRFLLGESGTVAVATLPSVAAVLLPQVISGFRTDRPRVAVRLLDGLERAVLNRVLSGDADFAITTVGVPPERLEHRPLVRDRFVAVLREDHPLAARDEVGWADLAREPFLAVGRDSSVRRLTDAAFGQVDAHAVPAAEAGSVATVGGLVAAGLGVSALPALVLPLLGTGPFVFRPLVEPVVDRRLDIALRARRTLPRVTEHFLETLEDFRAQGRDLPPGVSWA from the coding sequence ATGGATGCCACCCTGCGTCAGCTGACGGCGTACGCGGCCGTCGCCCGGGCGACGAGTTTCACCGCGGCAGCAGCCCAGTTGGGCGTCTCGCAGTCCTCCCTCAGCCGCGCGGTCGCCGACCTGGAGCGGCAGGTCGGCGCCCAACTGCTCGAACGCGACACGCGCAACGTGCAGTTGACCGCCGCGGGCGCCGAGGCGCTGCGGATCGCCGAACAGATCCTCAGCGCCCACCGGGCCGGGATGAAGGAACTGGACCGCTTCCTGCTCGGCGAGTCCGGCACCGTCGCCGTCGCCACCCTGCCCTCCGTCGCGGCGGTGCTGCTTCCGCAGGTGATCTCCGGCTTCCGCACGGACCGGCCGCGCGTCGCCGTACGCCTGCTGGACGGCCTGGAACGGGCCGTGCTGAACCGGGTCCTGTCCGGCGACGCGGACTTCGCGATCACCACGGTCGGCGTGCCGCCCGAGCGGCTGGAGCACCGCCCGCTGGTGCGCGACCGTTTCGTCGCGGTCCTGCGCGAGGACCATCCGCTCGCCGCCCGCGACGAGGTCGGCTGGGCGGACCTGGCCCGCGAGCCGTTCCTGGCCGTCGGACGGGACTCGAGCGTGCGGCGGCTGACGGACGCCGCGTTCGGCCAGGTCGACGCGCACGCCGTACCGGCGGCGGAGGCCGGCAGTGTCGCCACGGTGGGTGGACTGGTCGCCGCCGGCCTCGGCGTGAGCGCGCTGCCCGCCCTGGTGCTGCCCCTGCTGGGCACCGGGCCCTTCGTGTTCCGGCCGCTCGTCGAACCGGTGGTCGACCGGCGCCTCGACATCGCCCTGCGCGCACGCCGTACCCTCCCGCGCGTGACCGAGCACTTCCTGGAGACGCTCGAGGACTTCCGCGCCCAGGGCCGGGACCTGCCGCCGGGAGTCTCCTGGGCCTGA
- a CDS encoding HpcH/HpaI aldolase/citrate lyase family protein, translating into MSSEPHSTTRTTVPHSTTTSRATAIPRPAPRSLLFVPGLRTDWLPKARAAGADAVVLDLEDAVPAPDKPLARARVAEALAEAAAEPAGGMALFVRVNPLEDWTAAEELRAVVRPGLAGVVLPKVHTAADVRLADRLIGWCEHAHGLPAGATALVPLLESARALHDAYDIAAAAPRVAHVGALTAPGGDVERAVGYRWSPEGTETLALRSRVLLDVRAAGAPGPVTGLWTDITDLRGLRAFAEQNRALGYEGMMAVHPTHVPVINEVFAPTPQELDRCARLVAAVESAQRDGVGALTFEGRMVDEAMAETARAVLARHGHG; encoded by the coding sequence ATGTCGTCTGAACCCCACAGCACGACCCGCACGACCGTGCCCCACAGCACGACCACGTCCCGTGCCACGGCCATCCCCCGGCCGGCACCCCGCTCCCTCCTCTTCGTCCCCGGCCTCCGCACGGACTGGCTGCCCAAGGCGCGCGCGGCCGGTGCCGACGCCGTCGTCCTCGACCTGGAGGACGCGGTTCCGGCCCCCGACAAGCCGCTCGCCCGCGCCCGGGTGGCCGAGGCCCTGGCGGAGGCCGCCGCGGAGCCGGCCGGCGGCATGGCCCTGTTCGTCCGCGTCAACCCGCTCGAGGACTGGACCGCCGCCGAGGAACTGCGTGCCGTCGTACGCCCCGGACTGGCCGGGGTGGTCCTGCCCAAGGTGCACACCGCCGCCGACGTACGGCTGGCGGACCGCCTCATCGGCTGGTGCGAACACGCACACGGCCTGCCCGCCGGCGCGACGGCCCTCGTCCCGCTGCTGGAGTCGGCCCGCGCCCTGCACGACGCCTACGACATCGCCGCCGCGGCCCCCCGGGTCGCACACGTCGGCGCACTGACCGCACCCGGCGGCGACGTGGAACGCGCCGTCGGCTACCGCTGGAGCCCCGAGGGCACCGAGACCCTGGCCCTCCGTTCCCGCGTCCTGCTCGACGTCCGCGCCGCCGGAGCACCCGGCCCGGTCACCGGACTGTGGACGGACATCACCGACCTGAGGGGCCTGCGCGCCTTCGCCGAGCAGAACCGCGCCCTCGGCTACGAGGGGATGATGGCCGTCCACCCGACCCACGTCCCCGTGATCAACGAGGTCTTCGCCCCCACCCCCCAAGAGCTCGACCGCTGTGCGCGTCTCGTGGCAGCCGTGGAATCGGCCCAGCGTGACGGCGTCGGCGCCCTCACCTTCGAGGGCCGGATGGTCGACGAGGCCATGGCCGAAACCGCACGGGCGGTGCTGGCGCGACACGGACACGGCTGA
- a CDS encoding CitMHS family transporter produces the protein MPAALGFATIALFLLLTMTKRVSVLVALVVLPVLAALAGGSAGELGGMVLDGLSKVAPTGIMIAFAVLYFSLMVDAGLFDPLIRGLLRLAKGDPMRVTVATAVLTLCVALDGDGASTFLITVSALLPVYRKLGMSPLVLSGVVCLGAGVMNMVPWGGPTVRAMAALKLESSDVFTPVLPAMGFGIAWVLVASWLIGRRERRRLGALTGPREEAAGEPVPVSAPAPGDGPGAVRVAAPAPRWLTVFNLLLTVVLVVALILEVMPLPVLFVLGFAVALLVNHPGWEQQQALLDRHAKNVVLVTTMIFAAGVFTGVLTGTGMIDEMAEALVSVIPDSLGGRLPVLVAVTGMPLSLVFTPDAYYFGVLPVLAETARGFGTDPAEVARAAVLGQMTTGFPLSPLTAATFILVGMSGVQLGEHQRFIFRWAFATTLVMTAGAVLTGALSL, from the coding sequence ATGCCGGCAGCCCTGGGCTTCGCCACGATCGCCCTGTTCCTGTTGCTCACCATGACCAAACGGGTCTCGGTGCTGGTCGCGCTGGTGGTGCTTCCGGTGCTCGCGGCGCTGGCGGGCGGGTCCGCGGGCGAGCTGGGCGGGATGGTGCTCGACGGCCTGTCGAAGGTGGCGCCGACCGGCATCATGATCGCGTTCGCCGTGCTGTACTTCAGTCTCATGGTGGACGCGGGTCTGTTCGATCCGCTGATCCGCGGTCTGCTGCGGCTGGCCAAGGGCGATCCGATGCGCGTCACCGTCGCCACGGCCGTCCTCACGCTGTGCGTGGCCCTGGACGGCGACGGGGCCTCCACGTTCCTCATCACCGTCTCCGCGCTGCTGCCCGTCTACCGGAAGCTGGGCATGAGTCCGCTGGTGCTGTCCGGGGTCGTCTGTCTTGGGGCGGGGGTGATGAACATGGTCCCGTGGGGCGGGCCGACGGTGCGTGCCATGGCGGCGCTGAAGCTGGAGAGTTCGGACGTCTTCACGCCCGTGCTGCCCGCGATGGGGTTCGGGATCGCGTGGGTCCTGGTGGCGTCCTGGCTGATCGGCCGGCGGGAGCGGCGGCGGCTCGGTGCTCTCACCGGGCCGCGCGAGGAAGCCGCCGGCGAGCCGGTTCCTGTGAGCGCCCCGGCGCCCGGTGACGGGCCGGGTGCCGTCCGGGTCGCGGCGCCGGCGCCGCGCTGGCTGACGGTCTTCAACCTGCTGCTGACCGTCGTGCTCGTCGTGGCGCTGATCCTGGAGGTCATGCCGCTGCCGGTGCTGTTCGTCCTCGGGTTCGCGGTGGCCCTCCTGGTCAACCACCCCGGCTGGGAACAGCAGCAGGCGCTGCTCGACCGGCACGCGAAGAACGTCGTCCTCGTGACCACGATGATCTTCGCGGCCGGTGTGTTCACGGGGGTCCTCACCGGGACCGGGATGATCGACGAGATGGCCGAGGCGCTCGTGTCCGTGATACCGGACTCCCTCGGCGGCCGTCTGCCGGTCCTCGTGGCCGTCACGGGCATGCCGCTGAGTCTGGTGTTCACCCCGGACGCCTACTACTTCGGTGTCCTGCCCGTCCTCGCCGAGACGGCCCGCGGCTTCGGTACCGACCCGGCCGAGGTCGCCCGGGCCGCCGTGCTCGGCCAGATGACGACGGGTTTCCCGCTCAGCCCGCTCACCGCCGCCACGTTCATCCTGGTCGGCATGAGCGGCGTCCAGCTCGGCGAGCACCAGCGCTTCATCTTCCGCTGGGCCTTCGCCACCACGCTCGTGATGACCGCCGGTGCCGTCCTCACCGGCGCCCTCTCCCTCTGA
- a CDS encoding carbonic anhydrase: MNTDSTAHRGAGPEPHPVAGSRPTTGGPVRRTLLRTALTGAAAVGAGLGAARPATAATPGRGTPARPVTPGEALRELAAGNRRWRAFRERHPHEDPALRRTLATGQHPFAVVLGCIDSRVPPELVFDQGLGDLMTVRTAGEVLDEAVLGSVAFGVLELAIPLVVVLGHQSCGAVRAAVEAAESGQHLPAHMQYLVDRISPAIDHGEEGDARIDATVSANVRLVRSQLAAEPELAARVETGKLAIVGARYELTTQAVHRVA; this comes from the coding sequence GTGAACACAGATTCCACTGCCCACAGAGGCGCCGGTCCTGAACCGCACCCCGTCGCCGGTTCACGGCCGACCACCGGCGGCCCGGTCCGCCGCACACTCCTGCGCACCGCCCTGACCGGGGCCGCCGCCGTCGGCGCGGGCCTCGGCGCCGCCCGGCCCGCCACCGCCGCCACCCCCGGCCGGGGCACGCCCGCGCGGCCCGTCACCCCCGGCGAAGCCCTCAGGGAACTGGCCGCGGGCAACCGCCGCTGGCGCGCCTTCCGGGAACGCCACCCGCACGAAGACCCCGCGCTACGGCGGACGTTGGCCACGGGTCAGCACCCCTTCGCGGTCGTCCTCGGCTGCATCGACTCCCGCGTGCCCCCGGAGCTGGTCTTCGACCAGGGCCTGGGCGACCTGATGACCGTCCGCACGGCCGGAGAGGTCCTCGACGAGGCCGTCCTCGGCAGCGTCGCCTTCGGCGTCCTGGAACTCGCCATACCCCTGGTCGTCGTCCTCGGCCACCAGTCGTGCGGCGCGGTCCGCGCCGCCGTGGAGGCGGCAGAGTCCGGGCAGCACCTCCCCGCCCACATGCAGTACCTCGTCGACCGGATAAGCCCGGCGATAGACCACGGCGAGGAGGGAGACGCCCGGATCGACGCGACCGTGAGCGCCAACGTCCGGCTCGTCCGCTCCCAGCTGGCCGCGGAGCCCGAACTCGCCGCCCGGGTCGAGACCGGCAAGCTGGCGATCGTCGGCGCCCGCTACGAACTGACCACCCAGGCCGTCCACCGCGTCGCCTGA